A stretch of the Deinococcus sp. YIM 134068 genome encodes the following:
- the glmS gene encoding glutamine--fructose-6-phosphate transaminase (isomerizing), with protein MCGIVGYIGSRQAQDVLISGLAKLEYRGYDSAGVAVADGAHIEVKKKAGKLANLSGELAHSPLPGTLGIGHTRWATHGLPNDTNAHPHATEDGRIVIIHNGIIENYLSLKEGLQARGHTFKSETDSEVLAHLIEEAYSGDLEGAVRAALTQVRGAYGLVVTHVDHREIVAARTVSPLVMGVGEGEMFLASDVPALLPYTRNMVFLHDGDMVVLHDDGFRVTDLAGNPQERPIDRIDWDAEAAEKGGFDTYMLKEIYEQPTALTNTLIGRLHDDTGEVNLDIGLDPSSFKRISIIACGTAYYAGLVGEYLIEQLARIPVEVDVASEYRYRSPLVSEHTLAIVVSQSGETIDTLEALREAKKHGARTLGVINAKGSSMTRELDDTLYIHAGPEIGVASTKAYTAQVSAMLMLALWLARARGTLGEAQAQDLLHAARELPRLVEEALSPERVERIKAVAEKYAGARDYLFLGRGVNAPTAFEGALKLKEISYIHAEGYAAGEMKHGPIALIDDQLPVVVIATESPLLEKTISNVQEVRARSGRVIALLSDGDTGNARHADDVLYVPRAHEAVSPVVNAVALQLLAYFTATALGRDVDKPRNLAKSVTVE; from the coding sequence ATGTGCGGAATCGTCGGATACATCGGCAGTCGGCAGGCGCAGGACGTTCTGATCTCCGGCCTCGCCAAGCTCGAATATCGCGGCTACGACAGCGCGGGCGTGGCGGTCGCGGACGGCGCTCACATCGAGGTCAAGAAGAAGGCGGGCAAGCTCGCCAACCTCAGCGGCGAACTCGCCCATTCGCCTCTTCCCGGCACCCTCGGCATCGGGCACACGCGCTGGGCGACCCACGGCCTGCCCAACGACACGAACGCGCACCCCCACGCGACGGAAGACGGGCGCATCGTCATCATCCACAACGGGATCATCGAGAATTACCTCTCGTTGAAAGAAGGGCTGCAAGCACGCGGCCACACCTTTAAGTCGGAGACGGACTCGGAGGTGCTGGCCCACCTCATCGAGGAGGCGTACTCAGGCGACCTGGAGGGGGCGGTGCGCGCGGCCCTGACGCAGGTGCGCGGGGCCTACGGCCTCGTCGTCACGCACGTGGACCACCGCGAGATCGTGGCGGCCCGGACCGTCAGCCCCCTCGTGATGGGCGTCGGCGAGGGCGAGATGTTCCTGGCGTCGGACGTGCCCGCCCTGCTGCCCTACACGCGCAACATGGTCTTCCTCCACGACGGGGACATGGTGGTGCTGCACGATGACGGCTTCCGGGTGACGGACCTCGCGGGCAATCCGCAGGAGCGTCCCATCGACCGCATCGACTGGGACGCCGAGGCGGCGGAGAAGGGCGGCTTCGACACCTACATGCTCAAGGAGATCTACGAGCAGCCCACCGCCCTCACGAACACCCTGATCGGTCGCCTCCACGACGACACGGGGGAGGTCAACCTCGACATCGGCCTCGACCCGTCCTCGTTCAAGCGCATCTCGATCATCGCGTGCGGCACGGCCTACTACGCCGGGCTGGTGGGCGAGTACCTCATCGAGCAACTCGCCCGCATCCCGGTCGAGGTGGACGTGGCCTCGGAGTACCGCTACCGCTCGCCCCTCGTGAGCGAGCACACCCTCGCCATCGTGGTGAGCCAGTCGGGCGAGACCATCGACACGCTCGAAGCCCTGCGCGAGGCGAAGAAGCACGGCGCGAGGACTCTCGGGGTCATCAATGCCAAGGGGTCCTCCATGACCCGCGAACTCGACGACACCCTGTACATCCACGCCGGGCCGGAGATCGGCGTGGCGAGCACGAAGGCGTACACCGCGCAGGTGAGCGCCATGCTGATGCTCGCCCTGTGGCTGGCCCGCGCACGCGGCACGCTGGGCGAGGCGCAGGCGCAGGACCTCCTGCACGCCGCCCGCGAGCTGCCCCGCCTCGTGGAGGAGGCGCTCTCTCCCGAGCGGGTGGAGCGGATCAAGGCCGTGGCCGAGAAGTACGCCGGGGCGCGCGACTACCTCTTCCTGGGACGCGGGGTGAACGCGCCGACCGCCTTCGAGGGGGCGCTGAAGCTCAAGGAGATCAGCTATATCCACGCCGAGGGCTACGCGGCGGGCGAGATGAAACACGGCCCCATCGCCCTGATCGATGACCAACTGCCCGTCGTGGTGATCGCCACCGAGAGTCCGCTGCTGGAGAAGACGATCTCCAACGTTCAGGAGGTCCGCGCCCGCTCGGGCCGGGTCATCGCCCTGCTCAGCGACGGCGACACCGGGAACGCCCGCCACGCCGACGACGTGCTGTACGTGCCCCGCGCGCACGAGGCGGTCAGCCCGGTGGTGAACGCGGTCGCCCTGCAACTGCTCGCCTACTTCACGGCGACGGCGCTGGGCCGGGACGTGGACAAGCCGAGGAACCTGGCGAAGAGCGTGACCGTCGAATAG
- a CDS encoding deoxyribodipyrimidine photo-lyase, protein MIQPERVRVLRPGEPGRGGFVLLWVQSSVRTHDNHALEYAVGEARRLGVPLAAVFGLNPGYPEANARHFQYLLEGLRDVREGLKARGIPFSIRIGNTPDEVLGAAQDACLVVTDRGYLRPGRQWRADLAQRLEVPFVQVESDAVVPINTVSDKQEFAARTIRPKIHRHLERFLVPVDVQEGAQGHPDWDPGLDVSDPALTVRALGVDNSVPPGEEEGGEVAALKRLGHFVTRLLPRYDAGRRDPNADGGSRLSAYLHYGHISPLTAALAAREHSDGGPGLDTFLEEMIVRRELSFNYCEFNSAYDRYEGLPTWTRQALEDHAADPRPHLYTREEFDAAATHDRYWNAAHTEMVRTGRMHNAMRMYWGKKILEWSATPQEAYDTTLWLNNRYELDGRDANSYVSVGWVFGLHDRPWARRPIFGTVRYLAASGLNRKFDVEAYARRWS, encoded by the coding sequence ATGATCCAGCCGGAACGGGTGCGGGTGCTCAGGCCGGGCGAGCCGGGGCGGGGAGGCTTCGTGCTGCTGTGGGTGCAGTCCAGCGTGCGGACGCACGACAACCACGCCCTCGAATACGCGGTGGGGGAGGCCCGCAGGCTGGGCGTGCCCCTCGCCGCCGTCTTCGGCCTGAATCCGGGCTATCCGGAGGCGAACGCCCGCCACTTCCAGTACCTGCTGGAGGGATTGCGTGACGTGCGGGAGGGCCTGAAGGCGCGCGGCATCCCCTTCTCGATACGGATTGGGAACACGCCGGACGAGGTGCTGGGGGCGGCCCAGGATGCCTGTCTCGTCGTCACCGACCGAGGCTATCTGCGACCTGGACGACAGTGGCGGGCGGACCTCGCCCAGCGTCTGGAAGTGCCCTTCGTGCAGGTGGAGTCCGATGCGGTGGTGCCGATCAACACTGTGTCCGACAAGCAGGAGTTCGCCGCGCGGACCATTCGCCCCAAGATTCACCGTCATCTGGAACGCTTCCTCGTGCCCGTGGACGTGCAGGAGGGCGCGCAGGGACACCCGGACTGGGACCCCGGCCTGGACGTGAGCGACCCCGCGCTCACCGTGCGGGCGCTTGGTGTGGACAACAGCGTTCCGCCCGGTGAGGAGGAGGGGGGCGAGGTGGCGGCCCTGAAGCGGCTGGGGCACTTCGTCACCCGCCTGCTCCCCCGCTACGACGCCGGGCGGCGCGACCCCAACGCGGACGGGGGCAGCCGCCTGAGCGCCTACCTGCACTACGGGCACATCTCGCCCCTGACGGCGGCCCTCGCGGCGCGCGAGCACTCGGACGGCGGGCCGGGCCTCGACACCTTCCTGGAGGAGATGATCGTCCGGCGCGAACTCAGCTTCAACTACTGCGAGTTCAACTCCGCCTACGACCGCTACGAGGGGCTGCCGACGTGGACCCGGCAGGCATTGGAGGACCACGCCGCCGACCCGCGCCCGCACCTCTACACGCGGGAGGAGTTCGACGCCGCCGCGACCCACGACCGTTACTGGAACGCCGCCCACACTGAGATGGTCCGCACGGGCCGGATGCACAACGCCATGCGGATGTACTGGGGCAAGAAGATTCTGGAGTGGAGCGCCACGCCCCAGGAGGCCTACGACACGACCCTGTGGCTGAACAACCGCTATGAGCTGGATGGCCGCGACGCCAACTCCTACGTCAGCGTGGGCTGGGTCTTCGGCCTGCACGACCGCCCGTGGGCGCGGCGGCCCATCTTCGGCACCGTGCGCTACCTCGCCGCGAGCGGCCTGAACCGCAAGTTCGACGTGGAAGCGTACGCGCGCAGGTGGAGCTGA
- a CDS encoding trimeric intracellular cation channel family protein, producing the protein MFDLALPDVTLEQGLHLLDLLGVLAFSMSGALLAVRKRFDLFGVLVLGCVTAVGGGAIRDTLTAQTPPLFLRDETYLWVALAGAVLAFAVGERLARFERTLSIFDSVGLSLFAASGALGAINLGLGPLGVAFAGMLSGVGGGIIRDLLAGVVPEVMYRRDQLYATAAAGGAVAVYLLYPHVTPFQAQLSGAATVLLLRWVSRRGWVRLPVRRLPEG; encoded by the coding sequence GTGTTCGACCTCGCCCTCCCGGACGTGACGCTGGAACAGGGATTGCACCTGCTCGACCTGCTGGGCGTCCTCGCCTTCAGCATGTCGGGGGCGCTGCTGGCGGTTCGCAAACGCTTCGACCTCTTCGGGGTGCTCGTGCTGGGATGCGTGACCGCCGTGGGGGGCGGGGCCATCCGCGACACGCTGACCGCGCAGACGCCGCCCCTCTTCCTGCGCGACGAGACGTACCTGTGGGTGGCGCTGGCCGGGGCCGTCCTCGCCTTCGCCGTCGGGGAGCGGCTCGCCCGCTTCGAGCGGACGCTGAGCATTTTCGACTCGGTGGGCCTGAGCCTCTTCGCGGCGTCGGGGGCGCTCGGTGCGATCAACCTCGGGCTGGGGCCGCTGGGCGTGGCCTTTGCGGGGATGCTCAGCGGCGTGGGCGGCGGCATCATCCGCGATCTGCTCGCGGGCGTGGTGCCGGAGGTCATGTACCGCCGCGACCAGCTCTACGCGACCGCCGCCGCCGGGGGGGCCGTGGCCGTGTATCTGCTGTACCCGCACGTCACACCCTTTCAGGCCCAACTCAGCGGGGCCGCCACCGTGCTGCTCCTGCGTTGGGTGTCGCGCCGGGGCTGGGTACGGCTGCCCGTGCGGCGGTTGCCGGAGGGGTAG
- the rpmF gene encoding 50S ribosomal protein L32, whose protein sequence is MAKHPVPKKKTSKSKRDMRRSHHALVAPNLTECPHCHAKKLSHHICPSCGYYNGRQVLAV, encoded by the coding sequence ATGGCGAAGCACCCCGTTCCCAAGAAGAAGACCAGCAAGAGCAAGCGCGACATGCGCCGCAGCCACCACGCGCTCGTGGCTCCCAACCTGACCGAGTGCCCCCACTGCCACGCCAAGAAGCTCAGCCACCACATCTGCCCGAGCTGCGGCTATTACAACGGTCGCCAAGTCCTCGCGGTCTAG
- a CDS encoding endonuclease III domain-containing protein — protein MTEPLLGAPDGERPLNVTRPDVERTALLDWMFGLLREEYGERPIYARREAMHELISTILSQRTTHADEEAAYQELLTLGDWDTIIEAPTEAVAHAIRRSNYPESKAPRIQATLRAIREQRGGYNLDFLAEMPVKDAMKWLTDLPGVGVKTASLVLLFNYARPVFPVDTHVHRINTRVGTIKWVGEQAAYRALLKLLPPDPPYLYELHVNLLRHGQKVCTWTRPKCPACILRERCDAHAIYGNNVPSFSEKPGKSS, from the coding sequence GTGACCGAACCACTGCTGGGAGCGCCCGACGGGGAACGGCCCCTGAACGTGACCCGCCCCGACGTGGAGCGGACCGCACTCCTGGACTGGATGTTCGGGCTGTTGCGCGAGGAGTACGGCGAGCGGCCCATCTACGCCCGCCGCGAGGCGATGCACGAGCTGATCAGCACGATCCTCTCCCAGCGCACGACCCACGCCGACGAGGAGGCCGCCTATCAGGAACTCCTGACGCTCGGTGACTGGGACACGATCATTGAGGCACCGACGGAGGCTGTGGCGCACGCCATCCGGCGCAGCAACTACCCGGAGAGCAAAGCGCCGCGCATCCAAGCCACGTTGCGGGCCATCCGCGAGCAGCGGGGCGGGTACAATCTCGACTTCCTGGCCGAGATGCCCGTGAAGGACGCGATGAAGTGGCTCACCGACCTGCCCGGCGTGGGCGTGAAGACGGCGAGCCTCGTGCTGCTGTTCAACTACGCGCGGCCCGTCTTCCCGGTGGACACGCACGTTCACCGCATCAACACCCGCGTGGGGACGATCAAGTGGGTGGGCGAGCAGGCGGCGTACCGGGCACTCCTGAAGCTCCTTCCACCCGACCCGCCTTACCTGTACGAGTTGCACGTCAATCTGCTGCGGCACGGGCAGAAAGTCTGTACGTGGACCCGCCCGAAATGCCCTGCCTGCATCCTGCGCGAGCGTTGCGACGCCCACGCAATCTACGGGAACAACGTGCCGAGCTTCAGCGAGAAGCCGGGGAAGTCCTCGTAG
- the fmt gene encoding methionyl-tRNA formyltransferase, with the protein MTSPRVAFFGSPAFALPVLEAIQAQFEIVLVVAQPDKPVGRGLKLTPPPVAARATELGLPLAQPKKLRGNVTFETRLRESGAEVAVTCAYGKILPGPLLSVPRFGFLNTHTSLLPAYRGAAPIQWSLIRGEAVTGTTIMQTDEGMDTGPILLQEDLPIAPEWTSLELADALSAQASRLIVEALSRLPDLTPTPQDDSKATHAPMLVKEDGFVRWREGARAVVNRSRGVAAWPQTTAFLNGARLKLGGLSVADGEGEPGEVLRVDEGGLTVACGSGAVRVATVQPEARKAQPAPVWAQSAGVLPGTRFDVWEPDLA; encoded by the coding sequence TTGACCTCCCCCCGCGTCGCTTTCTTCGGTTCGCCCGCCTTCGCGCTCCCCGTGTTGGAGGCCATTCAGGCGCAGTTTGAAATTGTCCTCGTCGTCGCCCAGCCCGACAAGCCCGTTGGACGGGGGTTGAAGCTCACGCCGCCGCCCGTCGCCGCCAGGGCCACCGAACTCGGCCTCCCTCTGGCCCAGCCGAAGAAGTTGCGCGGGAACGTCACGTTCGAGACCCGGTTACGGGAGAGTGGCGCGGAGGTCGCCGTCACCTGCGCCTACGGCAAGATTCTGCCCGGCCCGCTCCTGTCCGTGCCCCGCTTCGGCTTCCTGAACACGCATACCAGCCTTCTGCCCGCCTACCGGGGCGCAGCGCCGATCCAGTGGTCCCTCATCCGGGGCGAGGCGGTCACGGGCACGACGATCATGCAGACCGACGAGGGGATGGACACCGGCCCAATTCTGCTGCAAGAGGACCTACCTATCGCGCCGGAGTGGACGAGCCTCGAACTCGCGGACGCCCTGAGCGCGCAGGCCTCGCGGCTGATCGTGGAGGCCCTGTCGCGGCTGCCCGACCTCACCCCCACGCCGCAGGATGACTCCAAAGCCACCCACGCCCCCATGCTCGTGAAGGAGGACGGCTTCGTGCGCTGGCGCGAGGGCGCGCGGGCGGTGGTGAACCGTTCCCGTGGCGTGGCCGCGTGGCCGCAGACAACCGCGTTCCTGAACGGCGCGCGCCTCAAGCTCGGCGGCCTGAGCGTCGCGGACGGGGAGGGCGAGCCGGGCGAGGTGCTGCGGGTGGACGAGGGCGGCCTGACCGTCGCCTGCGGGTCGGGTGCCGTGCGGGTGGCGACCGTGCAGCCCGAGGCGCGTAAGGCTCAGCCCGCGCCGGTGTGGGCGCAGTCGGCGGGCGTCCTTCCCGGCACCCGCTTCGACGTGTGGGAACCGGACCTCGCCTGA
- the def gene encoding peptide deformylase, whose protein sequence is MTGAGIYPIRLYGDPVLRGRARPIEDFAAPVQVPGFAPQSLREVARTMLETMYEARGAGLAGPQVGLPLQLFVAVQYDDDTEEGKPLRARALREFVMLNPMVEALSDRVDTAFGEGCLSIPGIKRTDVPRHSEVRVTYTDLGGERWSVEADAFLARIFQHETDHLHGLYYLDRLPGYVTEEYVEYLAELKGRARVYLNTLEGLG, encoded by the coding sequence ATGACGGGAGCGGGCATCTACCCCATCCGGCTGTACGGCGACCCGGTGCTGCGCGGGCGGGCGCGGCCCATCGAGGATTTTGCGGCCCCGGTGCAGGTGCCCGGCTTCGCCCCCCAATCCCTGCGCGAGGTCGCCCGCACGATGCTGGAGACGATGTACGAGGCGCGGGGCGCGGGGCTGGCGGGGCCGCAGGTCGGGCTGCCCCTCCAACTCTTCGTGGCCGTCCAGTACGACGACGACACGGAGGAGGGCAAGCCGCTGAGGGCGCGGGCGCTGCGCGAGTTCGTCATGCTCAATCCGATGGTGGAAGCCCTCTCGGACCGGGTGGACACCGCGTTCGGCGAGGGCTGCCTGAGCATCCCCGGCATCAAGCGGACCGACGTGCCCCGCCACAGCGAGGTCCGCGTCACCTACACCGACCTGGGCGGCGAGCGGTGGAGCGTGGAGGCCGACGCCTTCCTCGCGCGCATCTTCCAGCATGAGACGGACCACCTGCACGGGCTGTACTACCTCGACCGATTGCCCGGATATGTGACCGAGGAGTACGTCGAATATCTGGCGGAGTTGAAGGGCCGGGCGCGGGTGTACCTGAACACGTTGGAGGGGCTGGGTTGA